The following nucleotide sequence is from uncultured Desulfovibrio sp..
TTATACCCAGGAAGGTCATTTTCACCCCCAAGGAGAATCTTTTTTAACGGCACTTCTTTGACAACTGAACGGCTAAATAACATCTTCGCCCTCTCCAAACCTAGTGGTTAAATAATCATAAAATGTCATCATACCGCTTTCCCTATCGCCGTTAATTCCATAGTATGTCAATTTATGCACTGCGGACATTTCGAGAATATCCTCAAATCGACTTTGATTAAATGGCTTTGATAGTTCAAGCTGCAATACATGTGGTGGCACACTACTATAGAATGGAATACTCTCCCATTCTTTCCAGAGCACTTTATAATTCTCTATGAGATTAGAAAAAATTAAATGCAAAATGTAGTAATGAGCTAAGTAATCATAATTTTTCCAGTACTCTAATAGTGCATCAAGCGATGCTCGAACAAGCTCTTGCCCCTTAGCTGCATGCAGATACCAAACAGACCCCAGTATTCTGCTCCCACCTAAAAGGCTCTCAGGAGGGCAGGAAAACCAAAAAAAAGGTGCAGTAAAAAACGCATCTGGGGGCCGTTTTGTGAGCAACACGGTGGCATCAATCCATGTCCCTCCATATTTACGCAGCAACATCAACCGGACTATATCAGAAAAATGGGCCTCAGGTATTATTTTCTTTTCGTATTTATCCCAGACATATGCCGGAAGATCAACATAGTTACAAACAGTATCTCGACTGAGCACAACATGCCTTTTGTGCGCGAGATTATGAGAAACAGATTTGACACACACCTTGACTATCGGAGGAGCATTTTCGATCCCCTGTCCCCAAAATTGCCAGACATAATCCACATCAGCCCTTTCGACCCTTTTTGTGGGGGTTGGGATATACTGAATTTGTCTGTTCAGAGATTGCATAATCCTGTCTTCTGCAATAGCAGCCTCAACGAATCGACAGGCTCGAGAAGACATCTGCAAAGCCCGCAATCCAATCTTCAATCTCTTTACAGCATTAGATATCACAGCCATTCAGCTTGCTCCACGTAAAGTCTGGATAAACCAAACCCATTCCGGCGTCCGGGATCTTTCCATTTTTATAATAATCTGTTTCAACTATTTCTATTGACAGCAGGACATCCCAACTCTTCAAAAAGACACGATTTGCATAGGCGCCAAGTGAAACAGTGTATATTCCTGGTGCAAGATAATTTTTTTCCAACGTTGCAACCAACCGATCGCCACCATTGATCTCAAAGCCATTACCTTCCATCAAAAGGCTACTCACGGTAAGAATACGGCTTTCATTTGATGACACTGCAACGTTAAAATTCATCTGTGAAAGAAAAAAATCGCTCTTCTCAAAATCGAATCTAAAAATAATATCTTCGCCTACTTTAAATTTTACAACTTGATTTCCATGAACATCAGTGCTGTAAAATCTAAATTTATGACCTTGAAGCTCACACTCTGTTTGCGCAACATCAATCGCATTGTGCCCAATATAATTTTTTATTGCGGCATTATTGTCTGAAAATCCGCGCACCATGCCCTTATCAACAACAAAAATTGAACTGCACAAATTTTCAACAATGGCTAGATTATGACTTACAAGCAAAACGGTGTGTCCATCGTCGCTCTTACTTTTTTCCATTTTTTTTATGCATTTCTTCTGAAACTCGGCATCACCCACAGCCAGCACTTCATCCACAATAAGTATTTCAGGCTCCAGATGGGCCGCCACGGCAAAGGCAAGCCGCACATACATTCCGGAGGAATAGCGCTTCACGGGGGTATCCAGAAACTTCTCCACCCCGGCAAAATCCACTATTTCATCAAACTTGCGGCGAACTTCGGCCCGACTCATGCCTAGAATGGCGCCATTGAGAAAAATATTTTCCCGGCCCGTCAGCTCCGGGTGAAAGCCCGTGCCAACTTCGAGCAGGCTGGCTACCCGGCCCCGCAGGGTAATGCGCCCGGTTGTCGGCTCGGTAATGCGCGAGAGCAGCTTGAGCAAGGTGGATTTTCCCGCGCCGTTGCGCCCGATAATCCCCACGCGGTCACCCGGCATGATGTCAAAATTCACATCCTTGAGCGCCCAGAATTCTTCCTGACTCTGCCCGCCCCTGCTGAGTAGGCGTTTGGGCAGCTTAAAAAGTTCCTCACGCAAAGACTTGTAGCGGGTCTGCCCTTCGTGTCGGATGGTATAGCTCTTGCCGAGCCCTTCAACTGATATGATGGGTTTCATCTACTCGTCCTATATAACGTCCGCAAAAGTGCGTTCAGTATTGCGAAAAGTTCTGATGCCGCAAAATAGCAGTACAACCGCGTAGCCCACGCTGATGGAGAGCGCCCGAACAGGGCATTCCATGCTGCCAAGCACAGCCCACCGAAAACCATCAATAACGCCGACCATGGGATTGCACTCGTAAAGCAGACGCCACTTCTCCGGCACAATGCCTGACGAAAAGCCCACGGGCGACAGATACAGGCCGAACTGGGTAATGAAGGGAACAATGATGCGGAAGTCACGGTACGTTACGTTAAGCGCGCAAAGTATAAGCCCCGGCCCCAATGCAACAAGGGCGGCGAGTAAGGTCAGGGGCAAAACAGCCAGAACTTGCACGGGTGGCACATACTGATAGAACACCATCATCAATGCCAGCAGCACAAAAGAAATAACAAAGTCCACTACAGCTACGCCCATGGTCGCAGCGGGGACGATAATCCTGGGGAAATAAACCTTGGAAATCAGATTACTGTTGGCAACCAGACTGTTGGCAATGGCAGCGATAGCCGTGGCGAACATCTGCCAGGGGAGCATGGCCACAAAAACCATCAGTGGATATGGAGCCACGCCTTCGGAAGGCAGTTTTGCCACCTTTGCAAACACAAACGTAAAGGCCGCCATAGTCAGCAAAGGGCGCAGCACAGCCCACAAAATACCCACCACGGTCTGCTTGTACTGCACAGCCACATCGCGCCATGTCAATATGAGAAAAAGCTCCCGATAACGCCACAGGTCTTTCCAGTATTGCCGCTCTGCGCGACCGGCCTCAATGACAAGCTCGTGAGCCATAAACGCTAATAACCCCGCTTATGCTGGTTTTGCAAAAAATCGCTGTACGCATCGCCCAGGCCTTCCTCAAGCCCAACGCGGGGTTTCCACCCCATGCCCAAAAGCTTGCCCGAATCCATGAGCTTGCGGGGCGTACCGTCCGGCTTGGCAGAATCAGTATCGATCTCGCCGTTGAAGCCCACAACCCTGGCAATAAGCCGGGCAACTTCCATAATGGTGCATTCCTGCTGGCAGCCCACATTCACGTGTTCAAAGTCAGAATAGTTCTCGAGCAAAAACACGCAGGCTTCCGCCATGTCGTCCACGTGTAAAAATTCTCGCAACGCCTTGCCTGTACCCCAAATGGTCACCTTGGCGGCTCCGCCTTCCTTTGCCTCGTGAAAGCGGCGAATCAGCGCAGGGATTACATGGCTGTTTTCCGGATGATAGTTGTCTCCAGGGCCATACAGATTGGTAGGCATAGCGCTGATGGCGTCAAAGCCATACTGCTTGCGGTAGGCCTGGCACATCTTGATGCCCGAGATTTTAGCCAGTGCGTAAGCATCATTGGTTGGCTCCAGCGGCCCGGTAAGCAGAGACTCTTCCTTAATGGGCTGCGGGCACAACTTGGGGTAAATGCATGACGACCCAAGAAACAGCAACTTTTTACAGCCGTTGCGGTATGCGCTGTCGATGACGTTGTTCTGGATTTGCAGATTTTGATAAATGAATTCTGCAGGATATGTGGCATTGGCGTGGATGCCCCCCACCTTGGCGGCGGCAAGGATCACCACATCAGGCCTGTGCTGGGCAAAAAAAGCCCGCACCCCGGCCTGATCGCACAGATCCAGTTCCGCATGGGTGCGTGTGAGCTGCCGCTCATACCCAGAGCGCGTCAAGGCACGGCACAGGGCGCTACCTACAAGCCCCCTGTGCCCCGCCACATAAACCAGAGCATCCTTGAGCATGGCCTACTCGTTATGGCTGAAGGTTTTAAATCCCGCCACCTTGCACACGGCGTCGCGCATGCTCAGGGCAAGATCTTCGCGCGCCATTTCGGCCACCATGTCTTCAAAAGATGTTTTCGGCTCCCACCCCAGCTTTTCCTTGGCCTTGGCCGGTTGGCCCAGCAATGTTTCCACTTCTGTGGGGCGGAAGTAGCGCGGGTCAACGCGCACAATAACATCGCCGGGCTTGAGATGGCATTCCAGCCCCTGACGGTTGCCAGCAACCTGCTGCAAGCGGCTCACGTCAACGCTTGTTACGGTGCCGGTTTCTTCCACGCCAGTGCCCTGCCAGCTGAGGCAGACGCCAAGTTCTGCGGCTGCGGCATTGACAAAATCGCGCACGGAAAACTGCCGTCCGGTGGCGATAACAAAATCATCGGGCTTTTCCTGCTGCAACATAAGCCACTGCATTTCAACGTAATCGCGCGCGTGACCCCAGTCGCGCTTGGCATCCATGTTGCCGAGGTACAGGCAATCCTGCAAGCCAAGCACCATGCGCGACATGGCGCGGGTGATCTTGCGGGTCACAAAGGTCTCACCACGGATGGGCGATTCGTGATTGAAAAGGATGCCGTTGCAGGCATACATGCCGTAAGCTTCGCGATAGTTGACCGTAATCCAGTAGGCATAAAGCTTGGCGCAGGCATAGGGAGAGCGGGGATAAAACGGTGTTTTTTCCGTCTGCGGCACTTCCTGCACCAGCCCGAAAAGTTCAGAGGTCGAGGCCTGATAAAAACGCGTGGTCTCCGTGAGCCCAGCAATGCGAATGGCCTCGAGCAGGCGTAAGGTTCCGAGGGCGTCCACATCCGCAGTGTATTCGGGGGACTCAAAAGAAACCTGCACATGGCTCTGCGCAGCCAGATTATACACTTCGTCCGGCTTCACTTCCTGCATAAGGCGCACAAGATTGCTGGAGTCGCTTAGGTCTCCGTAGTGCAAGACAAAGTGCCGCCGATTGACATGCGGGTCTTCATACAGATGATCAATGCGGTCGGTGTTGAACAACGAGGCGCGCCGTTTGATGCCGTGCACCTCGTAGCCCTTCTGCAACAGAAACTCCGCAAGGTAAGCCCCATCCTGTCCGGTGATGCCAGTTATAAGCGCTTTTTTCATAATTTTAGTATATTATCGTTTTAATGGTGAAGCTACGAGGGCTGAAACTCTCTGCTGCCAGCTAAGAGGCGGGTAAAATACCTTGCAAGACTACCATTGTCCACTGGTCAAAACAGCAGTCGTGCTGCAGCCATACTGGCAGCCGTGTTACCCTTCCCGCCCGTATACATCTGCAAAGCGCACGATATCGTCCTCACCGAGATAGGAGCCTGACTGGATTTCAATAAGCACCAGAGGAATAACACCTGGATTTTTCAAACGATGCATGGTGCCAACAGGTATGTAGGTCGACTGGTTTTCCGTGAACAGCTTAACCAGATCGCCGTTGGTCACTTCTGCCGTGCCACTCACTACGACCCAATGCTCGGCGCGGTGGTGGTGCATCTGCAAAGAAAGCTCGGCACCGGGGTTCACAATGATGCGCTTGACCTGAAATCGCCCGTCCATGACAAGGGTTTCATAGCTGCCCCACGGGCGGTACACCAGGGGATGTTGCCTGCATTCGGGCCGCTGTGCGCTTTGCAGGCGGCCAACAATCTTTTTGACGTCCTGCACACGGTCGCGCGGTGCAACAAGCACGGCATCCTGCGTTTCCACCACCACGAGCCCGCTCACGCCTATGGCCGCCAGCAGCCTGTGGTTGGCGTTAAAATAGCAATCCTCGGCACCCTCGGTCATGACATCGCCAGAGCATACGTTGCCGGCGGCGTCTTGCTGCCCTATCTGATAAAAGGCTTCCCACGAGCCAAGGTCGCTCCAGCTGACGCCCAGCGGCACAACAGCCGCCAGACCCGTTTGCTCCATGACCGCATAGTCTATGGAATCAGACGGGGAGGAAAGGAATGCCTCGCTGTCCGGGCGGGAAAATGCCTGATCATCCTTGCGGCCCTTCCAGGCGGCATTGCAGGCGGCGTATATCTGGGGGGCAAAACGTTCCAACTCTTTCAGATACACAGAAGCCCGCAGCAGAAACATGCCGCTGTTCCACGAATAGCCGCCTCTGGCCAGCATGCCCGTAGCTTTGTCCGCATCGGGTTTTTCCACAAAACGGGCAACCCTGTAGCCATTGGCCCCAAGGGCCGCGCCCTGTTCGATGTAGCCAAAACCGGTTTCCGGGCCGGTGGGGGCGATGCCAAAGGTGACAATATACCCTTGTTCCGCCAGGGCCGCCGCATTTTTTACGCCCTTAAAAAATGCATCTTCATCACCAATGGCATGGTCAGAGGGCAATACCAGCATGGGCGGATCTGCGCCGTCTTCCGTCAGGGCAAATGCCGCCAGTGCAATAGCCGGCGCAGTATTGCGCGGTGCAGGTTCCAGCAGAATTTTGCCATGGACGCCGCATTGGTACAGTTCGGCGGTCACATAAAAACGGTGAGCCTCATTGCACACAATAACAGGCTCCAGGCTGTCCGGCGTGTGCTGCGCCCGCATCACGGTATCCCTGAACAGCGTTTTCCCGCCGCCCAGATCCACAAACTGCTTTGGGTATGTCTCGCGCGAGAGCGGCCACAAACGTGTACCGCTACCTCCGCACAGAATCACAGGGGCAATATTCTGCATAAATTTCCTCACCATTGCGTCAATGCTGGAACGCCGATCTGACACACCGCCAGAAGGGTCAACGAGCCCATGCTACGTCATCCCCCGCCCTCAAACAAGCGCCGGCGGCCGTGCCTATTGGGGACCGCTAAAGGTTACCTCAGGCAGGTATGGCCCCTCCCTGTTCTTCCAGAAACCGCAGTATTTCAGCCGTTTTTTCTTCCGTTAGTACGCGGTTCCCCCTGCTCTCCACATTCAGGCGCAACAGGGGTTCGGTATTGGACATGCGCAGATTGAAACGCCAATCGGCAAATTCCAGATTAACGCCGTCAATGCTGTCTTCGTGCAAAGCCGAAGCCGCATAACGATCCCTCACCTGCCGCATGAGCGCGGGTGCATCCTGCACCCGGCGGTTGATTTCACCACTGCACGGATAGGCCTCCATGCGTTCTGCCACCAGCGCGGCCAGGGGCTTGCCCGTGCGATGCAGCAACGAGGCCACCAGCAGCCAGGGCAGCATGCCCGAATCGCAGTAGGCAAAATCGCGAAAATAATGATGCGCGCTCATCTCGCCGCCATACACGGCATCTTCGGCGCGCATGCGTTCCTTCATGAAGGCGTGTCCGGTCTTGCCCATGACGGGCTGCCCGCCTGCGGCCTGCACCACCTCTCGGGTGTTCCAGTACACTCTGGTGTCGTGCACCACCTTGCCGCCAGGCACACGCAGCAGCAGCTCCCGCGCCAGCAGGCCTATACAGTAGTAACCTTCAATAAAATTGCCGTCCGCGTCATAAAAAAAGCAGCGGTCAAAATCGCCGTCCCAGGCAACGCCCATGTCCGCACCAGATTCGCGCACGGCAGCGGCTGTAGCCGCACGGCGTTCCGGCAGCAGGGGGTTGGGCACGCCATCGGGAAAAGTTCCGTCCGGCTGCATCTGTCGGCAGACAAATTCAAAGGGCAACGAGGCCATCAGATCTTTCAGCACTAGTCCGGCGCAGCCATTACCCGCATCAGCCACAATCTTCAGGGGCTTGCGTCCAGCAATTGGTGCAAGCTGCGCTGTACCACTGTATTCCAGCAGCCAGGCCACATAGTCAGCACGGAACGAGGCATGGTGCAGAGGGGAGACTTCAAGGGACTCGGCAGAGTCGCCGTTTTCGGCAAGAATGGCCTCCACGCGGTCGCGCAGGGCAAACAGGCCGGAATCGCCGCTGATGGGTATGGCCCCGCCGCGCACCAGCTTGAAGCCGTTTTCGTCCGCCGGATTGTGGCTGCCCGTAATCATGACGCCCGCGCCAAAGGGCTGGTTGGCGGCGGCATAATAGATTTCTTCCGTGCCGCACATGCCGATGTCCGTTACCTGCGCCCCGGCCTCACGCAAACCAAAGGCCAGCGCATCACGCAGTTCGGGGCCGGAAAGCCGGGCATCACGGCCAATCACAATGCTTTTTGCGCCCAGTATTTCAACAACGGCCCTGCCCAGTGCGCGCGCCAGCGGCGCATTGAGAACACCCGGCACACGGCCCCGGATATCGTAGGCTTTGAAGCATGAAAGTGAATTGCCCATGACGTCCCTCTTCTGAATTATATTGATGCATTGCCCTTTTCATTCCAGACCAAAAGAACAATGCATATCTTTTATCCAACTTGCAGCCCGATTGCCAATGTATTTTGACGCATACAGGCTCCGTACGGAATCTGACCGCCGTGCATACAAAACCTCAAAGTCCGCACAGCTGCCTTTACGGACATGTAACGCATAAAAAAGGGGCCACGGTATTATCCGTAACCCCTTGATATTGTGGTGGAGAAGAAGGGATTTGAACCCTCGACCCCCGCCTTGCGAAGGCGATGCTCTCCCAGCTGAGCTACTTCCCCACAATGGAAAGCTTAACGCAGGAAATGAGCAATAGGCAAAACCGCACGACTTGTCAAGCCTTTCTCCTGTTCAGCTGTGCATCCAGCCTCCGCCGCCTGTCAGGCAAAAGTTTCGATAATCTGCTGAATACGTTGCTCATAGCCGTGCTGCGCGCGCAGATGCTCGCGCCATGCCCGCCGCAGATCATACGCAGCTTGCGGATGCGCCCGAAACCATGCGCGCTTGACCATAAAGTCGCTCAGCCCGCGCAATGTCATGGGTTCGGTCAATTCCGCAGGGAAGATTTCCAATCCAGATGTGGCATCACTGAGCAGCAATCCGCCGCTGGCCCAAACGTCAAAATGGCGCTGACTCAAGCTGTGCGGCAACAGGAGGCTCGTTACGTTCAGCACGGCTTCTGCCCGCGCATACACTTCGGGCAGTGCCGTATAGTAATCCACTGGCGGCAGTATTTCCGTGCCAGGCAGCAGGGGCTTCCAGCCGTCATCGCCGATGACGCGCAGCCCGCCCTTGCCAGCCCCTGCGGCTAAAAGCCAGCGTTTTCTGTTGGCCTGCGCGCAACGCTCGGCCCCGAGGCCCGGACGGCGCACATCATAACCAGGCCACGGCCTGCCCCCCAGTTTGTCGTGCCACCAGAAAAAATGCGGCGCATTCTGCGGCCCAGTGCTGGCCTCAAGCAGCGCTGCGGCCTCAGCCTCCAAAGCTTGCGGCACACTGGCCGCAGCAAAAAAGCGCTCTTTTTCAGGAAAGGCGGAACGCCCCACAAACAGGGGCGGCTCCATATTAATTGATGACGGAGCAAAGCTCGGCAGATCGCGCCACATATGTGGTGCAACAGCCAGGGGCAGATGAAAAACCTGGCCCGCGCCATGTTCTCTAAGGCCGTGCGCAAAGCTGACATCCGTCACAAAAATATGGGCATCCCGCCACCAGGGCAGCCGCACACCAGACAAAACATGCCAGGGATTGTCCACAAACCACAGGGCAACGGGAATCCCAAGGGCCCGGCAA
It contains:
- a CDS encoding capsular polysaccharide synthesis protein; this encodes MAVISNAVKRLKIGLRALQMSSRACRFVEAAIAEDRIMQSLNRQIQYIPTPTKRVERADVDYVWQFWGQGIENAPPIVKVCVKSVSHNLAHKRHVVLSRDTVCNYVDLPAYVWDKYEKKIIPEAHFSDIVRLMLLRKYGGTWIDATVLLTKRPPDAFFTAPFFWFSCPPESLLGGSRILGSVWYLHAAKGQELVRASLDALLEYWKNYDYLAHYYILHLIFSNLIENYKVLWKEWESIPFYSSVPPHVLQLELSKPFNQSRFEDILEMSAVHKLTYYGINGDRESGMMTFYDYLTTRFGEGEDVI
- a CDS encoding ABC transporter ATP-binding protein, which produces MKPIISVEGLGKSYTIRHEGQTRYKSLREELFKLPKRLLSRGGQSQEEFWALKDVNFDIMPGDRVGIIGRNGAGKSTLLKLLSRITEPTTGRITLRGRVASLLEVGTGFHPELTGRENIFLNGAILGMSRAEVRRKFDEIVDFAGVEKFLDTPVKRYSSGMYVRLAFAVAAHLEPEILIVDEVLAVGDAEFQKKCIKKMEKSKSDDGHTVLLVSHNLAIVENLCSSIFVVDKGMVRGFSDNNAAIKNYIGHNAIDVAQTECELQGHKFRFYSTDVHGNQVVKFKVGEDIIFRFDFEKSDFFLSQMNFNVAVSSNESRILTVSSLLMEGNGFEINGGDRLVATLEKNYLAPGIYTVSLGAYANRVFLKSWDVLLSIEIVETDYYKNGKIPDAGMGLVYPDFTWSKLNGCDI
- a CDS encoding ABC transporter permease, with amino-acid sequence MAHELVIEAGRAERQYWKDLWRYRELFLILTWRDVAVQYKQTVVGILWAVLRPLLTMAAFTFVFAKVAKLPSEGVAPYPLMVFVAMLPWQMFATAIAAIANSLVANSNLISKVYFPRIIVPAATMGVAVVDFVISFVLLALMMVFYQYVPPVQVLAVLPLTLLAALVALGPGLILCALNVTYRDFRIIVPFITQFGLYLSPVGFSSGIVPEKWRLLYECNPMVGVIDGFRWAVLGSMECPVRALSISVGYAVVLLFCGIRTFRNTERTFADVI
- a CDS encoding GDP-L-fucose synthase, yielding MLKDALVYVAGHRGLVGSALCRALTRSGYERQLTRTHAELDLCDQAGVRAFFAQHRPDVVILAAAKVGGIHANATYPAEFIYQNLQIQNNVIDSAYRNGCKKLLFLGSSCIYPKLCPQPIKEESLLTGPLEPTNDAYALAKISGIKMCQAYRKQYGFDAISAMPTNLYGPGDNYHPENSHVIPALIRRFHEAKEGGAAKVTIWGTGKALREFLHVDDMAEACVFLLENYSDFEHVNVGCQQECTIMEVARLIARVVGFNGEIDTDSAKPDGTPRKLMDSGKLLGMGWKPRVGLEEGLGDAYSDFLQNQHKRGY
- the gmd gene encoding GDP-mannose 4,6-dehydratase; translated protein: MKKALITGITGQDGAYLAEFLLQKGYEVHGIKRRASLFNTDRIDHLYEDPHVNRRHFVLHYGDLSDSSNLVRLMQEVKPDEVYNLAAQSHVQVSFESPEYTADVDALGTLRLLEAIRIAGLTETTRFYQASTSELFGLVQEVPQTEKTPFYPRSPYACAKLYAYWITVNYREAYGMYACNGILFNHESPIRGETFVTRKITRAMSRMVLGLQDCLYLGNMDAKRDWGHARDYVEMQWLMLQQEKPDDFVIATGRQFSVRDFVNAAAAELGVCLSWQGTGVEETGTVTSVDVSRLQQVAGNRQGLECHLKPGDVIVRVDPRYFRPTEVETLLGQPAKAKEKLGWEPKTSFEDMVAEMAREDLALSMRDAVCKVAGFKTFSHNE
- a CDS encoding mannose-1-phosphate guanylyltransferase/mannose-6-phosphate isomerase; the protein is MQNIAPVILCGGSGTRLWPLSRETYPKQFVDLGGGKTLFRDTVMRAQHTPDSLEPVIVCNEAHRFYVTAELYQCGVHGKILLEPAPRNTAPAIALAAFALTEDGADPPMLVLPSDHAIGDEDAFFKGVKNAAALAEQGYIVTFGIAPTGPETGFGYIEQGAALGANGYRVARFVEKPDADKATGMLARGGYSWNSGMFLLRASVYLKELERFAPQIYAACNAAWKGRKDDQAFSRPDSEAFLSSPSDSIDYAVMEQTGLAAVVPLGVSWSDLGSWEAFYQIGQQDAAGNVCSGDVMTEGAEDCYFNANHRLLAAIGVSGLVVVETQDAVLVAPRDRVQDVKKIVGRLQSAQRPECRQHPLVYRPWGSYETLVMDGRFQVKRIIVNPGAELSLQMHHHRAEHWVVVSGTAEVTNGDLVKLFTENQSTYIPVGTMHRLKNPGVIPLVLIEIQSGSYLGEDDIVRFADVYGREG
- a CDS encoding phosphomannomutase; the protein is MGNSLSCFKAYDIRGRVPGVLNAPLARALGRAVVEILGAKSIVIGRDARLSGPELRDALAFGLREAGAQVTDIGMCGTEEIYYAAANQPFGAGVMITGSHNPADENGFKLVRGGAIPISGDSGLFALRDRVEAILAENGDSAESLEVSPLHHASFRADYVAWLLEYSGTAQLAPIAGRKPLKIVADAGNGCAGLVLKDLMASLPFEFVCRQMQPDGTFPDGVPNPLLPERRAATAAAVRESGADMGVAWDGDFDRCFFYDADGNFIEGYYCIGLLARELLLRVPGGKVVHDTRVYWNTREVVQAAGGQPVMGKTGHAFMKERMRAEDAVYGGEMSAHHYFRDFAYCDSGMLPWLLVASLLHRTGKPLAALVAERMEAYPCSGEINRRVQDAPALMRQVRDRYAASALHEDSIDGVNLEFADWRFNLRMSNTEPLLRLNVESRGNRVLTEEKTAEILRFLEEQGGAIPA
- a CDS encoding glycosyltransferase — protein: MAEQNKRPQRVRLLDFAGRAVSLPDGPEAWTCRGEGDAVLLLGLGPESGANLPQVLPLITNAPAVYWLESPLVARAMEVWRLEAGLLPREPLPASWRAVTAEQAATLAGQCLCCFYTPGLRLDPDFWGPLLGRVDATLALPASATPSGPMTAAGRGGFPRVGAGARGAVLLPGNDGQLLHQELRTALAGCGFGPVVDAQPQPVSDMSGKRASRENDFLARWRVLLRGGNPAFMLSVNMRGLDADGRVFELCRALGIPVALWFVDNPWHVLSGVRLPWWRDAHIFVTDVSFAHGLREHGAGQVFHLPLAVAPHMWRDLPSFAPSSINMEPPLFVGRSAFPEKERFFAAASVPQALEAEAAALLEASTGPQNAPHFFWWHDKLGGRPWPGYDVRRPGLGAERCAQANRKRWLLAAGAGKGGLRVIGDDGWKPLLPGTEILPPVDYYTALPEVYARAEAVLNVTSLLLPHSLSQRHFDVWASGGLLLSDATSGLEIFPAELTEPMTLRGLSDFMVKRAWFRAHPQAAYDLRRAWREHLRAQHGYEQRIQQIIETFA